The Vigna angularis cultivar LongXiaoDou No.4 chromosome 9, ASM1680809v1, whole genome shotgun sequence DNA window AATAGCTTCtgcattaatatttattaaccaTTCTTGGAATCGATTATCCAGTTACGAAATCAAATTGGTTGCATGTTCTTAACTGGTATTATCATATGTGTTAAAGGGTAAAAAAGTCATTTGCCTTCAATTGATCGCAAATCTTCTCAGCACAATGAGTGATACAAAAAGGAGTTATCCCACAAATCTCCTCAATTCCATCGTCACAAATCTGTAAAAGTGAAAAACACTGTGGTTTGAATTCTTCGCTCGCAAAACCTGCATGAACAGTAAAATCTGTTTATGCGAACACGCTGCGTAAAGGAAGAGATTTTAGAAGTCCGAGCAGATAAAATGAAGAATGCAAAAGTCTAATTActgaatattttatatcttcatTAACAAATCAATATTTGATAAATCAAACTacttaaagaatattttttatatgaacttGGTTCAAAATCGAGGTGTCCTGATCagaataaatatgattaatctGGAATATGTGATTATAGTTTTTTagctattttaaaattattttaatttattggcTTAATGAACAAAATTagtgatattttctttttcactattCGACTTTTTCTCATTGCATTATTGGAGCTAAagttgtttttaataaaaataatgaaaaattggtagtcatttattaattttttataagacaATAATAGGTtaacacaaattttttataatattttaatacgtgttatttttttcattaaatttaaagatgttaagataataataaataaataataaactaataaaaaagtaatatttatgtctaaatgttataaaaataaggtttaatagtCAACTTTGTCCTTAGTTTTGttgacaaatctcaatttagtcactctttagaaaagtgtttgaaattggtCCTTACTTTTACATTTTTGAGTCAAaatagtcccttccgttaagtataaccaaacggagttaatggaTTAATGATGTGGCACTACTTATTGATTAcgtgtaaaaatatatttctgtGTGTGCTTACATGTTGGCTAATTAGAGAAGAAAGAATTTTATTCAGAAATTGGGTTTTCATACTCGGCTTATAACCCCAAtctatcttcatcctcttctccCCTCTACGCCACCCATGTCAACACAGaaacatcatcattttcataccCATTCTTACGCTGCCACCAACCATCACACCGTTCATCTTTACGTACCTTCACATACCAGTGCTCACAGCAATCCAGAACTCCCCTATCAATAATTACATCCATACATATTCCACACTTTTCCCCTTCAATAGCTACATCATCCTGTTCATTAAGAAATACCGAGTGTTCCGGTGAAAGAAATACCATAAGAAACCAACCAGTTGCTATACACGACTCTATCTTAAGCAAACGTGTGAATCATCAAACAACATAAacgaaattaaattttaagataactTGAGATTATCAAAACCACAAAACAAGCGTAAGCAAGGGTTTAAGCAATACTTCATATAAAAAGCGAAAACCTACAACAATATAGTAACTACAGGTGCAAGCGAAAATCGACAAGCTTACATTATCGTTGGCATCAAAAGCATCGTGTGTGAGTGCGAGCATATCATTGGTCACGAAATCCGCCTCCATTGAGAAGCTGATTCGAAGACAGAAAATATTACACCGTGAGCTTGGCGCCAATTAGAGATACGACCACGAGACTTTGGCACCAAACTTCGGCACAATTCAATTTGTGAAAGTTGCAGGACCTTGAAGAAGCGCCAACAGGATATAGACACGGAAATTGAAGGcgtaaaaggaaaaagaatgcGATGAGAAGAACTAATCACACGATAAGATAGTAGGGTGTTAAAGCGTCAAATGACGTAATCAATTGCCCGTGAAAACCCCAATCTATGTTCATCCTCTTCTCCCCTCTACGTCACCCATGTCAACATAGAaccatcatcattttcataccCCTTCTTACACTGCCACCAACCATCACACTCTTCATCTTTACATACCTTCATTCACCAACATCTCTTTAACCTGCACCcagaaagaaaagtaatatccagagaaaaaaaacattaagtGGAGAAGACTAGCCAATAAACATCACACTCcccaaaaatcaaattcaatctGCTTCATTTTCTTAATCCAATAAAAATTGAGGCAGAATCTActcccatcatcttcatcaaattttaacCCAAGAATTCATTCCCCATTTCCCCAATTTCTTTTTGGTACGCAAAACCCTAATCCGCAGCCTTTAGTGAAGAAATTCGTTGTCCAACGATATCAGAGACCGATCCTTATTAGATGACTAGTGCGTTCATTCGCATCATCGGTGCCGAGGTTGTTGTGATGAGTTCCCTCGCCTAGAAGATTGGTTCCTTCTCTGTTCTGAACCGCGGCGGCGTCGGCGACAGTCCGGCGGGTAGTATGGTGGTGCTCTTGGTGGTGGCGTCAGCATGAGTGGTTGGCTGCTGCAACTGGCGCGAGTCTCAGCCAGCCGGAGGAGATGCAGCGGATCGAGGCGGAGAATCGCGGCGGTGGCGATCCTGGTTCATGCCGTTGGCGTCGCAGGAATAGACGAGACTCTTCTCGCGCGCGAAAAGCGGGAGCGAAGGTTTCGAGCTGCTGTGTCCAGCGTAGGTGGCGTCATCGGTGATGCTCTTGGTCGGTAGAAAAGAGGTGCGACGTCGCGAGTGGGGGAGAAGATGACTGCTTAATTAAAAAACccaatttttgaataaaatccTTTTTTCTCTAATTAACCAACACTTGAGCACATTTTTTGACATGCAATCAATAAGTAGTGCCACATCATTAacccattaactccgtttggttATACTTAACGGAAGAAactattttaactcaaaaatttaaaaataagaactaatttcaaacacttttctaaAGACGgactaaattgaaatttgtcaaGAGACAAAGTTcgctattaaacctaaaaataaatggtgtaaaaatatttttttcccttttataAAATTGCTGACCTACTGGGTGGCATAACCTGACACTATGTTTGTAATTCAGTCATGCTTCACATCTGTTGATAAGACAGACAAATGActtcatttaaatattaaagtaaaatgaGGTTGgatgtatattattattaaaagaattatcaaaTTCAATGTTTGGATTAGACGTGACAATTTCTTTATTTACCAAGACAATTTTGATCCAAATATCTGTTGTACATGCAGTATACATTGTACACATTTACTATTTTCTAAATGAAACATGgttcttaaatattaattaccTGCATGTATTGTATGAAGATTTCTATATGAAAAGGTGTAAAACAAAAACCCATAACATAACAtgcatatagaaaataaaatgcatGTGTGATATGATGAAAGAGCATTCAAGTGTTTTAGACAGAagattagttttataaaaatcagTATATAAAAGTCTAATATTCAGATTATAGTAATtaagaaaagtaaaacatattttactGAGTGAACAAAGGATTACATACTTTAACTTATACATGTGTTATTGCACTCATTACATCATGATTCTATTACAGCAaacataaaagataattttttttgtcatccaaCATTAAACAAGACAAGACCCTTTATTCCCATGATCTTACTAGAGAGAAAAGCTATAGCCAGATGCATTCCTCAGAGAGAATAAAGATGGTGTGGAAGTCTAGGTTCAAGAACTGTTTCCAGAGGAATTTTCTTAGGTGTAGACAACCCAAAAATCTCATCCATGTTCAAATCCTCTTTCTTCACATTCTGAGGCAGTCTCCAGTTGAATCCATGCAAGAGGTTGGCCAAACTTGCTTGAATGACCTTAAGGCCAAGAGGGTACCCTGGACACATCCTTCTGCCAGCACCAAATGGCAGCAACTCATAGTCATGACCTTTCACATCAATGTCCTTAGACAGAAACCTCTCTGGTTGGAATTCATTTGGGTTGTCCCAAATTGCAGGATCTCTTCCAATAGTCCATACATTTACAAGCACTTGAGTCCCTTTAGGGATGTCATACCCTCCAACATGGCAATCCTCTCTCGCCATTCTTGGCACCAACATTGGTGCCACAGGGTGCAACCTCATCACTTCTTTTGAAATGGCATTAACATAAGGTAAATTCACAATGTCCTTCTCTTCAACCCATCTTTCTCTTCCTATTACCCTGTCTAGCTCCTCTGTTGCCTTCTTGAAAATCTCTGGTCTTCTCAGTAGCTCTGAGATTGCCCATTCCACTGTTACAGCAGAACTCTCAGTCCCACCTGCTATTAGGTCCTGGTTTATGCACACAGGTAACTATCTCAGCAAATCTTTCTATTAATTAATCActcaaatgtaaaattattatttttttcttaaaagtagTCATTAATTTgcaagaaaacttaaaaaatattaaataaatataaaaatttatatgtgtgaaaatataattacaaagtAAGCACTTTAGATAAAATTACCTTATTTGTGTAACCTATCATTTTGTCTTATAGGTTAAAACTAAATGAAGAATATGATCACAAGTTTTTCAAAGCTGACTTAGTTTGTATATTCAATAAACGGGCACACatgaaagatatatatattGGATGTATGCGTTGTTTTTCTATATCTTATAAGACTTgcaatttaaacttaatttttccATAAATATGCATCTGTATGGTGGATATGTTTAGTAATTACTTCAAGAAGACGAGGTGCATTAATAGTTTAATAGGACAAGGACCATGAAGATAATGtaactttatttctaaaaaaagttAAGATAATGTATCACGTACGATTCACTGTAAAAAACTATAGAAGAGTGTGAAAATGGTTTGGGTAAGCTATCACGTCATTGATAAAGTAAAGTACGATGGATGATGGAAAATAGTAAGAGTGGGGTGTGATAAGTACCTGAGTAAAAGCCTTGACGCCATGCCTCTCAAGCTTCACCTCAAGAGTGGGATCTTCAGCAAGTTGCAGAAGAAGATCGACCATGTCCTTTGCGACATAATCCTTAACACCTTTCTTCCTCTCGATATGTTCGTCCAAGACGTGTTCCATGAACCTGTCGAACTTCTTGCTGAGAGTCTTCATCCTCTTTATGTAACCCTGCAGGTCAAGGAAGTTAATCCAAGGAATAAAGTCTCCAATGTTCAACACCCCATTAAGCAAAAACAGCTCGTCAAGCATCTTTTTAAACTCCTCGGGCGAAACGATGGCGTTTTCGGACTCTTCCAGGTACTTCTTCCCCAACACCATGCGACTTATGACGTTCAGACTCAAACTGGAAAGGTGGTCTTTTATTAAAACCGTTTTGTTAGCGGAATTGAAGAGATGGTTGATCAGACCACGCAGCTCTTCTTTTCTAATGTATTCGTATTCTTCCAGGCGTTTTGCACTGAACAATTCCATCAAGCACATTCTACGAGCCTGGCGCCAGTACGGGCCGTATTGGGACCAAGTTATGTCGGAGTAGTTGTAGGTTGTGTATTTGCCGGCAGAGAATTTGGGCCTGCCGGCAAGGGTGGCGTCGTGAGTTTTCAGAATGGCCTTTGCCATTTCCACAGAGGAGCCTACCACCACCGGATTTGACCCGAACCAGACGTGCAGGATGGGCCCGTATTTTTGACTGAGCTCGTGGATCGACCGGTGGGGGAGGGAACCGATTAGGTTGAGATTGCCTATAACGGGCCAGGGCTTTGGGCCCGGGGGAAGGTTGTATCGGCGGCGGCGGAGACGgcggaggaagaggaggagaacaAGAAAGGCTGCGAGAAAAGCGGGAGCGGTAGAAGGCAGTGATGGGAGTTGTAGTGCCATTGCAGGGTTTTGAAGTGTCTGTGATGGAAGTTTGAGTGAGTGAATGGGGTATTTATATGGAAAATGGTGGAGTGAGTGGGAAGGTGATAGAAGTGTGGTTGTTAGAGAAAGAAGATGATTGGGTTGAGTAGTGAGAGAGATAGAAATAATTGAGATTGTTTCTGTGATATTTCATGATTGACTTCAAAAGAGAGCTTAAAAAAGTGAGTCTTGGTATTCGCCGTCAACGGACGAACCTGCTTCGACGCTGTGGCTGCGTGTTCCACATCTCTAAACTTTGGTCATATAATGAACCcacttttttgtgttttgtctCCCTGTAGTGGTTGTTGATAAAGTAGTTTTTCCAGTGGAACTAATTAAATATGTCCCAACgcttatttttttagaataatgaCAAGaggatatatatatttaatataaaaataaaataatcataaataaatagatttttatattttttaaaaatagtattaaataaatgtaaaaattttatgtatatcaaaatatatcttttttatttaaaaattgagatGTAACGGGAATTCGTGACAACAGCTGCAGCGGTCGCAATAATGGGCACTGTGACATAATGTAATAAGGTGGATATTTTAATCCTTTTCAATTTCCATGAGATGTAGTTAGTAATAACGAGGTTCCAGAAGAAATAAGCAGTTTACTCTATAGTGGGCCGTGAAGTTGGGCCTTAGGGTAGGTCCAGATTTGTTATCCATAActtcaattataatttcttaaattaaccttatttatattattttcgtttcaaaattttaattaaatttgttgcCATTTATAAAATACTGACgacctttaatttattttcattctctcaatgtttcacttaatttttttaataattactgctcattttaattaattgagtgtttatatcaaatttcaaaagttgatgtttctttttatgttattttcaaCTACTAGTGATAGAAACAGAAACTCCTTGTTCCACGTGATCATGCCAAAGTatcttttttatgtatatattatattactcatCCCTCACTCACATAGATTATTCTTTCTGCTGCACTCactttataaaatcatttttttaatacgaTAAAAATTCTTTTGGGATTAACATGATTTCAGAAATTACAATAACAGGTTAATTATATGTGAATAATAATagagattttaaaaaatcattattcatTAGATAATTCTAAGAACAGCATTTTTAAGCAATATGTAATCAAACATTTAATTATTAGCTTATTGACATGTGTTTTTATAGAATGCACTTTaccaaaattcatatatatgtctgttaaattaataaaaaaagttatgaattTAAGAGGAGACAGTGACATTAAGTTTAATAGTAGAATGTTTTGAACAGTAATGTGTCTATTTAGAAGCAGCTTGTGAATGCGACAAAACTGTGGTTGTTAAACAAATaagatcaatttttttataaaaaaaaccaaaaatggCGAGTCTATTCATTTCACTTTTCAAGAAGTAAATTGGTCTTTTTCATGTTATATATCTACCAAAAACAtcttcatgaaaaaaaaaatattttttagatatagacaattttttatattttatttaatatgagatTTGCTTACGAtgaataaataaagatattttaacaaaattattgagattaataaattataatgacaTTAACTGATTTCCCTAGGCATATAGTAAATAAAGAAACATTCTAAGTCAAACAATAGTGGAGTTTTTTTATTACGTTCCCCTACTTTCTAAAAATcttaacttaaaaattaatttaatagttgttttttaatattttattgaaaatcttCTCtagttaagaaaaatatttttttcaaacattttccatttcatcttttaatttttaataactagGTGCAAGTTATACTAatggaataattttattttaaaatatttgttatgttAATTAAACAGTCTAACATATGTCTGAATTTAAACATAACAATAATATGACATATCTAGAGTTGTTTCTAAAGGTAAGAAATGCCCTAAGCATAATGCCCTAAAGTTGGATATTATAATTACCCTGAAATGCTCAGAAAGTACGTCACAGccataattaaaaaacaaaaaaggaatgtaaagtattttttattttaaatatgcactataataaaaagtttttttatgaatatttggACAGTAAATCatcttagaattttttttttaaaaaaagtgtagcttaaactatatattgaaCCTTTTCTATGGTAACTTATTTTAGAATTTGTTCTCTGAATATAAACAGCTTTTATGAGTAAATGTTTGAAGAAACTTGTACTTATAAATTGGGGGTAAGATTTATACTTCTTTCTTCCTactcaaaaatatgttttttatttgcttaatttgttttatcttaaTTAAATGGTGATATTATGTCATTTACTCAAAATACTcttcaaagattttaaaatacatttttattttgaatataaattatatcattCCGAAGTTATCAAATAATGACTGTTTTAAGaacttaatttcattttgataTCCCAATAACGAAG harbors:
- the LOC108346363 gene encoding trimethyltridecatetraene synthase encodes the protein MALQLPSLPSTAPAFLAAFLVLLLFLRRLRRRRYNLPPGPKPWPVIGNLNLIGSLPHRSIHELSQKYGPILHVWFGSNPVVVGSSVEMAKAILKTHDATLAGRPKFSAGKYTTYNYSDITWSQYGPYWRQARRMCLMELFSAKRLEEYEYIRKEELRGLINHLFNSANKTVLIKDHLSSLSLNVISRMVLGKKYLEESENAIVSPEEFKKMLDELFLLNGVLNIGDFIPWINFLDLQGYIKRMKTLSKKFDRFMEHVLDEHIERKKGVKDYVAKDMVDLLLQLAEDPTLEVKLERHGVKAFTQDLIAGGTESSAVTVEWAISELLRRPEIFKKATEELDRVIGRERWVEEKDIVNLPYVNAISKEVMRLHPVAPMLVPRMAREDCHVGGYDIPKGTQVLVNVWTIGRDPAIWDNPNEFQPERFLSKDIDVKGHDYELLPFGAGRRMCPGYPLGLKVIQASLANLLHGFNWRLPQNVKKEDLNMDEIFGLSTPKKIPLETVLEPRLPHHLYSL